In Fervidobacterium thailandense, a genomic segment contains:
- a CDS encoding thiamine pyrophosphate-dependent enzyme has product MKHLGELLIEKGPFSEILIGNHALVRAMIESGVQVVTSYPGSPTPEIAEAILSIPPDKNPLYFEFSTNEKVALEVAFGAAINGRTACVFFKSVGMNVVADSFVQLSMMEIPGGMVIVIGDDPGANSSQNEQDNRHYARLAYTPIFEPKDAQEVYDMFKVAVEYSRELRAPVILRLTTHTAHYKQKVNFGTYTPRQLPPTLFDPKSFGPYIPIADNVPIMKRRALEKLQKWAEISERFVYVTGSKHKRGIITAGLPFSSLLDVLGEKVGEVDILRLGMVYPLPRKAIVEFLRTHEEVKVLEELDDFVEQAVKAIAFEESLDVKIFGKTDIDDWIGEYTPEKVATVLSKTWPDLAQLPKRIESVRIVKRPPQLCPGCGHRPVFYVLSKILKDSDISVADIGCHTLGFLPPYNVGQVLLSMGHSVSTGAGLSLMNDSRRVIAFLGDSTFFHAGIPGIINAIFNNHKLTLVIMENGTTAMTGHQDHPGKRIKIRNLLEAIGVKYIWEVDTYQQDKLEEYLRAALEAPEFSVVIAKHPCMLKFTRERRRKGIVKVPQMRITDRCTLARVCISKFACPSFQVGVDGRIFVHKDLCIGDASCTVVCPSGALELENVSASGGDGR; this is encoded by the coding sequence GTGAAGCACTTGGGCGAATTACTAATTGAAAAGGGACCGTTTTCGGAAATTCTCATCGGCAACCACGCGTTGGTGCGTGCGATGATCGAAAGTGGTGTGCAAGTGGTAACTTCATATCCAGGTTCACCAACACCCGAGATTGCCGAGGCTATTTTGAGCATACCTCCCGATAAGAATCCTCTCTATTTTGAGTTTTCCACAAACGAGAAGGTTGCACTTGAGGTAGCATTTGGGGCAGCAATTAACGGTAGAACGGCTTGTGTATTTTTTAAGAGCGTTGGGATGAATGTTGTTGCTGATTCGTTTGTTCAGTTGAGCATGATGGAGATTCCAGGTGGTATGGTTATCGTGATAGGTGATGACCCGGGTGCGAACAGTTCACAAAACGAGCAGGATAACCGGCACTATGCACGTTTAGCGTACACACCGATCTTCGAACCGAAAGATGCACAGGAAGTTTACGACATGTTCAAGGTAGCCGTTGAATACTCAAGGGAGCTTCGGGCCCCTGTAATACTCCGGCTCACAACCCACACGGCTCACTACAAGCAGAAGGTAAATTTCGGAACGTACACTCCAAGGCAACTTCCTCCCACACTTTTCGATCCGAAATCCTTTGGACCTTACATCCCAATAGCGGACAACGTGCCTATTATGAAACGTAGAGCCCTTGAAAAATTACAGAAGTGGGCCGAAATTTCGGAACGATTCGTGTACGTAACTGGTTCAAAACATAAACGCGGTATTATCACCGCTGGTCTGCCGTTTTCATCCCTCTTGGATGTGCTCGGGGAGAAGGTTGGAGAGGTCGATATCCTCAGGCTTGGAATGGTCTACCCGCTCCCACGAAAGGCGATCGTTGAGTTCCTAAGAACGCACGAAGAGGTGAAGGTGCTGGAGGAACTGGATGATTTTGTTGAGCAAGCCGTGAAGGCGATAGCTTTTGAGGAAAGCCTCGACGTTAAGATTTTTGGAAAGACGGACATAGACGACTGGATCGGAGAGTACACCCCGGAAAAGGTGGCAACCGTGCTCTCAAAGACGTGGCCCGATTTGGCACAACTTCCAAAACGCATCGAGTCTGTCAGAATCGTCAAGCGTCCACCTCAGCTGTGTCCAGGTTGCGGACACAGACCTGTATTTTACGTCCTCTCCAAAATACTTAAAGATAGCGACATCTCCGTTGCCGATATTGGATGCCATACGCTCGGTTTCCTACCCCCGTACAACGTAGGCCAAGTTCTCCTCTCGATGGGGCATTCCGTGAGCACAGGTGCAGGATTGAGCTTGATGAACGATTCAAGGCGTGTCATCGCGTTTCTTGGAGACTCCACGTTTTTCCACGCGGGCATTCCTGGAATAATAAACGCGATTTTCAACAATCACAAACTGACGCTGGTTATCATGGAAAACGGCACGACAGCGATGACCGGTCATCAGGATCATCCGGGAAAGAGGATAAAGATAAGAAATCTTTTGGAAGCTATCGGTGTCAAATACATCTGGGAAGTTGATACCTACCAGCAGGATAAACTCGAAGAGTACCTGAGAGCGGCTCTTGAAGCACCGGAATTCAGTGTTGTGATTGCAAAGCATCCGTGTATGTTGAAATTCACAAGAGAGCGCAGGAGGAAAGGTATCGTTAAAGTACCTCAGATGAGGATAACGGACAGATGCACGTTGGCACGCGTGTGTATTTCGAAATTCGCATGTCCTTCTTTCCAAGTTGGTGTAGATGGCCGCATATTCGTTCACAAAGACCTGTGCATTGGTGATGCCTCATGCACGGTAGTTTGTCCATCCGGTGCCCTTGAGCTTGAGAATGTGTCTGCAAGTGGTGGTGATGGAAGATGA
- a CDS encoding 2-oxoacid:acceptor oxidoreductase family protein: MRSFSIFLIGVGGQGIGLLSEIIARAIDYSGQKVLGVDTHGLAQRGGVVSSHIKIGEVHSPLVIPGDVDLVIALERHEALRGLSYLKSGGTLVYYDTSWQPLPVRLGQEKEVKPEEIESVCRNNKVRLFRVWMDLPDARMQNIALLGVVAKYSLIPNVLKEHYLKAMADMMSEKVYEANLSVFERSMEVF; the protein is encoded by the coding sequence ATGAGAAGTTTTTCGATATTCTTGATAGGTGTTGGTGGCCAAGGAATCGGGCTGTTGAGCGAGATTATCGCAAGGGCGATAGATTACAGTGGCCAGAAAGTTCTCGGTGTCGATACCCACGGTCTTGCACAACGTGGCGGAGTCGTTTCTTCGCACATCAAGATAGGGGAAGTACATTCTCCTCTCGTAATTCCGGGCGATGTCGATTTGGTAATCGCACTTGAACGGCACGAAGCGTTGCGAGGATTGTCGTACTTGAAATCCGGAGGGACTCTGGTTTACTACGACACTTCCTGGCAACCCCTTCCAGTTCGGCTTGGACAAGAAAAGGAAGTGAAACCAGAGGAAATCGAAAGTGTATGTAGGAACAACAAGGTGCGACTGTTCAGGGTTTGGATGGACCTACCCGATGCGCGAATGCAAAATATCGCACTCCTTGGTGTGGTGGCGAAATATTCGCTCATCCCAAACGTGTTGAAAGAGCATTACTTAAAGGCGATGGCGGATATGATGAGTGAAAAAGTTTACGAAGCTAACCTAAGCGTTTTCGAACGTTCCATGGAGGTGTTTTGA
- a CDS encoding 2-oxoacid:acceptor oxidoreductase subunit alpha has translation MNLRRKQNGEVCIVLSGAAGQGIQTVEHVFTRIAKDSGFHVFATKEYMSRVRGGNNSTSIRISERPVKAYVDRIDILVPLNDNALERLRSRITSETIILGNEKYVRGEKNALVVNFEEIAESFGNKIYENSVAIGVLSGIIGAQEEALVKHIAAYFSKKSEDVVKANVNAALKGLEIGRTLGLKFELTPSEEVKSHYLMAGYEAVARGAIAGGCNFISSYPMSPATTVFTELSRLSKEYGILVDQAEDEIAAANMAIAAWYAGARAMVSTSGGGFALMTEAISLAGMIETPIVVHLGQRPGPATGLPTRTEQGDLNLVLYAGHGEFPRVIYAPGNLCEAYELTAKAFNIADKYQIPVFVLTDQYFLDSFYNVETMPDVKIERSIVKTDENYRRYEITESGISPRGIPGYGTGLVRVDSDEHDEYGHITESAEVRKKMVEKRLRKLNLILEDTVPPKLFGPENYDYLLVAWGSTQLVLKEAVELLNDEFGLNIALLHFSQVYPVHPSITGFIEKAKKTIFVEGNATGQFANLVKLVFGVNTDERILKYDGFPFSVEEIVERVLGVLGELRKGDE, from the coding sequence ATGAATCTTCGGAGAAAACAAAACGGAGAAGTGTGCATAGTGCTCAGCGGTGCAGCTGGGCAGGGTATACAGACCGTTGAACACGTGTTCACTCGTATCGCGAAAGACTCCGGCTTCCACGTTTTCGCAACTAAGGAGTACATGTCCAGGGTTCGCGGTGGGAACAACTCCACGTCCATTAGGATTTCCGAACGACCGGTGAAAGCCTACGTTGACAGAATAGACATCCTCGTTCCGCTCAACGATAACGCGCTTGAAAGACTTAGGAGCAGGATAACCAGCGAAACGATCATCCTCGGGAACGAAAAATACGTTCGCGGTGAAAAGAACGCTTTGGTGGTGAACTTCGAGGAGATCGCGGAGAGCTTTGGAAACAAGATTTACGAGAACTCCGTGGCGATCGGTGTTCTTTCCGGAATCATCGGCGCACAAGAGGAAGCCCTTGTGAAACATATCGCTGCGTATTTTTCCAAGAAATCCGAAGACGTTGTTAAGGCAAACGTCAACGCAGCCTTGAAGGGGTTGGAGATCGGCCGAACTCTGGGGTTAAAGTTCGAGCTAACTCCGTCAGAGGAGGTCAAATCGCACTATTTAATGGCCGGTTACGAAGCGGTGGCGCGAGGTGCGATAGCTGGAGGTTGTAATTTTATCTCTTCCTATCCGATGTCACCGGCAACAACAGTTTTTACAGAGCTATCCAGGTTGTCAAAAGAGTACGGAATTCTCGTAGATCAGGCAGAAGATGAAATTGCAGCTGCGAACATGGCAATCGCAGCTTGGTACGCTGGTGCACGTGCGATGGTCTCCACCTCCGGTGGTGGATTTGCGCTGATGACGGAAGCAATAAGCCTTGCTGGGATGATAGAAACACCTATCGTGGTACATCTCGGGCAGCGGCCAGGACCTGCAACAGGACTTCCAACACGAACCGAACAAGGGGATCTGAATCTGGTTCTCTACGCAGGACATGGTGAGTTCCCGCGCGTAATTTACGCACCGGGAAACCTGTGCGAAGCTTACGAGCTCACGGCAAAAGCTTTTAACATCGCAGACAAGTATCAGATTCCCGTTTTCGTGTTAACAGACCAGTACTTTCTTGATTCATTTTACAACGTGGAGACTATGCCGGACGTTAAGATTGAGCGCTCCATAGTAAAGACCGATGAAAACTACCGTCGCTACGAAATCACCGAAAGCGGAATTTCACCACGCGGAATTCCCGGTTACGGAACCGGATTGGTGAGGGTTGACAGCGATGAGCACGATGAATACGGCCATATAACTGAAAGTGCTGAGGTACGCAAAAAGATGGTTGAGAAGAGGCTGAGAAAACTGAATTTGATATTGGAAGATACTGTTCCTCCAAAACTTTTTGGACCAGAAAACTACGATTATTTATTGGTTGCTTGGGGTTCCACACAGTTAGTGCTAAAAGAGGCCGTTGAGTTACTGAACGACGAGTTCGGATTGAATATCGCCCTGTTGCACTTCTCCCAGGTTTATCCTGTGCATCCTTCAATTACTGGTTTTATTGAGAAGGCAAAGAAAACGATTTTCGTCGAAGGCAACGCGACAGGTCAGTTTGCAAACCTCGTGAAATTAGTTTTTGGAGTCAATACCGACGAACGTATTCTCAAGTATGATGGTTTCCCGTTCTCCGTGGAGGAAATTGTTGAAAGGGTGCTCGGAGTGCTTGGAGAACTTCGAAAGGGGGACGAGTAA
- a CDS encoding thiamine pyrophosphate-dependent enzyme — protein MFDPKIYDIPGADIAWCPGCGNFGIINELKTALAQLELPPHRVVIVSGIGQAAKMPQYVRAHMFNGLHGRSLPAAVAIKMVNPELVVIAESGDGCTYGEGGNHFIHTIRKNPDITNIVHDNQIYGLTKGQASPTTARGQVTTLQFDGVPVDPFNPIAVAVALDASFVARSFSGNFNLTVELIKMAIKHKGYALVDILQPCVTFNKVNTYQWYRENTYLLPDNYDPRDREWAFKVATDTSKLALGVIYMNPDKPVYEEQLAPYKTDKTPVALRGLEV, from the coding sequence ATGTTCGATCCAAAGATTTACGATATTCCAGGAGCTGATATTGCTTGGTGTCCGGGTTGCGGGAACTTTGGAATAATCAACGAGCTGAAGACTGCACTTGCACAACTCGAATTACCTCCGCATCGTGTGGTTATCGTTTCGGGAATCGGCCAAGCGGCAAAGATGCCACAGTACGTCAGGGCTCACATGTTCAACGGCCTGCACGGACGTTCCCTACCGGCAGCTGTGGCGATAAAGATGGTCAATCCTGAACTCGTGGTTATCGCGGAGAGTGGCGATGGCTGTACTTACGGCGAGGGAGGTAACCACTTTATTCATACGATAAGGAAGAATCCGGACATAACGAACATCGTCCACGATAACCAGATATATGGGCTGACTAAAGGTCAAGCTTCACCGACAACTGCACGTGGGCAAGTCACGACCTTACAATTTGACGGAGTTCCGGTGGATCCGTTCAACCCAATAGCCGTTGCGGTGGCACTAGATGCTTCGTTCGTTGCTCGTAGCTTCTCTGGGAATTTCAACCTAACGGTTGAGTTGATCAAGATGGCCATCAAACACAAAGGGTACGCACTTGTCGATATACTCCAGCCATGCGTCACGTTCAACAAGGTGAACACGTACCAGTGGTACAGGGAGAACACGTACCTCCTACCCGATAACTACGATCCGAGGGATAGGGAATGGGCCTTCAAAGTTGCAACTGATACGTCAAAACTCGCACTCGGTGTTATCTACATGAACCCGGATAAGCCGGTGTACGAAGAGCAACTTGCACCTTACAAGACGGATAAAACACCCGTTGCTTTAAGGGGGCTGGAAGTATGA
- a CDS encoding redoxin domain-containing protein, with protein sequence MRLIPEFVLKDEEGKEFSWTSLLGKYSVVYFYPKANTPGCTMEGLDFSSLIDEFGGNVVGISPDTCNAIANFKSKKGLKVKLLADPEKEVAEKFGVVKDGKLIRSTFIVDPWGRIRREWIKVNVVGHAREVLEEYKRIIAEDYKLNESVVLRRAYRGISDKPIPKEILQKLVEAAHLAPSCMNKQPWRFIVANSKESLEKLHETLSGGNYWMKNAPAIIVVYTKDELDCQLSDNRNYALFDTGMAVGLLLVQATQMGLIAHPVAGYDPVKVKELFNIDGTVITLIAVGYWGNFDQLNEKHLQAEFSQRNRVPIDEVVKFL encoded by the coding sequence ATGAGACTCATTCCGGAGTTTGTACTAAAAGATGAGGAAGGTAAGGAGTTCAGTTGGACGAGTTTGCTCGGGAAATACTCAGTGGTTTATTTCTACCCAAAAGCGAACACACCAGGGTGTACGATGGAGGGTTTGGATTTTTCGAGCCTCATAGATGAGTTTGGAGGAAATGTCGTTGGCATCTCACCTGATACGTGCAACGCGATCGCAAATTTTAAATCAAAGAAAGGCCTGAAAGTTAAACTACTTGCCGATCCCGAAAAAGAAGTTGCCGAAAAATTCGGTGTTGTGAAGGATGGAAAACTTATCCGCTCAACATTCATCGTTGATCCATGGGGGCGAATAAGACGAGAATGGATAAAAGTTAACGTCGTTGGTCACGCACGGGAAGTTTTAGAAGAGTACAAGAGAATCATCGCAGAAGATTACAAGCTAAACGAAAGTGTCGTTTTAAGACGTGCGTACCGAGGCATCTCCGACAAACCTATTCCGAAAGAAATTCTCCAAAAACTCGTAGAAGCAGCTCACCTGGCTCCTTCGTGTATGAACAAGCAACCATGGAGGTTTATCGTTGCCAATAGTAAAGAGTCACTTGAAAAGCTCCACGAAACACTCTCAGGTGGAAATTACTGGATGAAGAATGCACCGGCTATCATCGTGGTCTACACGAAAGATGAACTCGACTGCCAGCTCTCAGACAACAGGAATTACGCTTTGTTTGATACCGGTATGGCCGTTGGGCTTTTGCTTGTCCAAGCGACTCAAATGGGATTGATTGCCCATCCCGTTGCCGGTTATGATCCAGTTAAGGTTAAGGAACTGTTCAATATCGATGGCACGGTAATTACCTTAATCGCGGTAGGATACTGGGGGAACTTCGATCAACTGAACGAAAAGCATCTTCAAGCGGAGTTCTCACAGCGAAACAGGGTTCCAATCGATGAAGTCGTGAAATTCCTATAG
- a CDS encoding thiamine ABC transporter substrate-binding protein, which produces MKRAVLLLVLISTFVVYAAQLVIYTSDSFAGGIAKVVIPKFEQMYKCKVKVVSFGSMGDVLARLIAEKNSPKADVVVGLNQQQLMKAVAEGILEKFRPVNAKNIVYRGLVTDYGTVYDYGALAMIYNVEKIKNPPKSFWDLTKPEYKGKFVLIDPRTSSTGLAFFMWTIAALGEESAFEFWSKVKNNVLTFTSGWSAAFKMLETGEADMIVSYATDGAYSMHRYGTIKYMPVIFEEGAYVLEEYASVVKGAKNSALARAFIEFLLTPDFQKEVPLNQWMYPVINVELPDVFKKYAPQPRKILRVPSDINNRLDELLKKWEKTVIG; this is translated from the coding sequence ATGAAACGTGCGGTACTGTTGCTTGTACTCATTAGTACGTTTGTTGTTTACGCGGCACAACTGGTTATCTACACATCCGACAGCTTTGCCGGTGGGATCGCAAAGGTTGTCATCCCGAAGTTCGAGCAGATGTACAAGTGCAAAGTCAAAGTTGTGAGCTTTGGCTCAATGGGTGATGTACTCGCCAGGCTCATCGCCGAGAAAAACTCTCCGAAAGCCGATGTCGTAGTAGGATTGAATCAACAACAACTTATGAAAGCAGTAGCGGAGGGAATTTTGGAAAAATTTAGACCAGTAAACGCGAAGAACATCGTTTATCGTGGACTTGTGACGGACTATGGAACGGTTTACGATTACGGAGCGCTGGCAATGATATACAACGTCGAGAAGATAAAGAATCCCCCAAAGTCGTTCTGGGATTTAACCAAACCGGAATACAAAGGAAAATTCGTGCTCATTGATCCAAGAACATCAAGTACAGGACTCGCCTTCTTTATGTGGACGATCGCAGCACTGGGAGAAGAAAGTGCTTTTGAGTTTTGGAGCAAGGTGAAGAATAACGTACTCACCTTCACCAGTGGTTGGAGCGCGGCGTTCAAGATGTTGGAAACTGGTGAAGCGGACATGATTGTAAGTTACGCAACGGACGGTGCGTACAGCATGCACAGGTATGGAACGATAAAGTACATGCCTGTTATTTTCGAAGAGGGTGCGTACGTTCTTGAAGAGTACGCCTCCGTGGTTAAGGGAGCTAAGAACAGTGCACTCGCACGTGCATTCATAGAGTTTTTGCTTACCCCCGATTTCCAGAAAGAAGTCCCGTTGAACCAGTGGATGTATCCGGTTATCAATGTTGAGCTTCCAGATGTGTTCAAGAAATACGCTCCACAACCAAGAAAAATTCTTAGAGTACCGTCGGATATTAACAACAGGCTCGATGAACTTCTAAAGAAGTGGGAGAAAACTGTTATCGGGTGA
- a CDS encoding substrate-binding periplasmic protein, which translates to MVCLKNIASWIIILVVFLILVHPVNANSSEIVIKVGFLLGSPYAFWSASSLTGIDVEICRLLSKEMKCQFEYYVLPFSALDTNVLNILGLDLVAGGIHITEKRKKLFTFSVPYLRSGLAIVLRKGLNWDGNVERITFAVKNGATGETLVREWVKSGKKVKYEVLVSNQEILAKLVLGQVDAGFFDYINALYLNKNYGLQVWPRLIYEVEIGMVILNSRLASRINDTMLKNKQQIKNIVMQYVGSF; encoded by the coding sequence ATGGTGTGTTTGAAAAATATTGCCTCATGGATAATTATTTTGGTAGTGTTTTTAATCCTTGTTCATCCTGTTAACGCCAACTCATCGGAGATAGTGATAAAAGTTGGTTTTCTTCTTGGAAGTCCGTACGCATTTTGGAGTGCTTCAAGCTTAACCGGCATAGACGTCGAGATTTGTAGGTTGCTCTCAAAGGAAATGAAGTGTCAGTTCGAGTACTACGTGTTGCCTTTCAGCGCATTGGATACGAATGTCTTAAACATATTGGGTCTGGATCTTGTGGCAGGTGGAATCCATATCACAGAAAAGCGGAAAAAACTCTTCACTTTCTCCGTACCTTACTTACGATCCGGCTTAGCAATAGTACTCAGAAAAGGACTCAACTGGGATGGAAACGTCGAACGTATTACATTCGCAGTTAAAAATGGGGCAACTGGGGAGACATTGGTTCGAGAGTGGGTTAAGTCCGGGAAAAAGGTCAAATACGAAGTACTCGTTTCAAACCAGGAAATTCTCGCAAAGCTTGTACTTGGGCAAGTTGATGCGGGATTTTTCGATTACATCAACGCCTTATACTTAAACAAAAATTACGGTCTTCAGGTTTGGCCAAGGCTAATTTATGAGGTCGAAATTGGAATGGTTATCCTAAACAGTAGATTGGCAAGTAGAATCAACGATACCATGTTGAAGAACAAACAACAAATAAAGAACATCGTGATGCAATACGTGGGGAGCTTCTAA
- a CDS encoding beta-ketoacyl-ACP reductase — MRLKDKVCIITGAGSGIGKAAAELFAQEGAIVIACDISETTYDHPNIHFYKLDVTDRARIAEVVKDVVEKFGKIDVLVNNAGITRDALIQNMTEEDWDKVINVNLKGVFNMTQAVVPYMLEAGKGSIINTSSVVGVYGNIGQTNYAATKAGVIGMTKTWAKEFARKGAQIRVNAVAPGFIKTPMTEKVPEKVINAVIEKTALKRMGEPIEVAYVYLFLASDESSFITGQVIGVDGGLVL; from the coding sequence ATGAGGTTAAAGGACAAGGTTTGTATCATAACTGGTGCTGGTAGTGGTATAGGCAAGGCTGCCGCGGAACTCTTCGCTCAGGAAGGTGCTATCGTTATCGCTTGTGACATTTCTGAAACCACGTACGATCATCCGAACATCCACTTTTACAAGTTGGACGTAACCGATAGAGCTCGAATTGCCGAAGTCGTAAAAGATGTTGTTGAAAAATTCGGCAAGATCGACGTTCTCGTCAACAACGCGGGAATAACGAGGGATGCCCTCATCCAGAACATGACAGAAGAGGATTGGGACAAGGTCATCAACGTCAACCTCAAGGGCGTCTTCAACATGACGCAAGCGGTAGTACCGTACATGCTTGAGGCTGGTAAGGGTAGCATCATAAACACCTCGTCAGTTGTGGGGGTCTACGGAAACATTGGTCAGACGAACTACGCAGCCACCAAGGCTGGTGTTATCGGCATGACTAAGACTTGGGCGAAAGAGTTCGCCAGAAAAGGTGCGCAGATCAGAGTCAATGCCGTTGCACCTGGTTTCATCAAAACACCAATGACGGAGAAGGTACCTGAGAAAGTCATTAACGCGGTTATCGAAAAGACTGCCTTGAAACGCATGGGTGAACCAATCGAAGTGGCGTACGTTTACCTCTTCCTAGCAAGCGACGAGTCTTCGTTCATAACAGGCCAAGTTATCGGTGTTGACGGTGGTTTGGTGTTGTAA
- a CDS encoding acetyl-CoA C-acetyltransferase, translated as MVYILGAKRTAIGTFGGSLKDIPAPQLGAIAAKAAIEQAGVPVEDFDETIIGCILQAGQGMGPGRQVGIYAGIPAEKPGYTVNMLCGSGMKAVMIGATDIELGEADLVLAGGIENMSQAPFLLSYKARYGLRFGAQELQDHMILDGLTDVFNKVHMGLTAEALAEEFGISREEQDEFAYNSQMKAKAAIEAGKFKDEIVPVEVPDKKGVKIFDTDEHPRFDTTLESLAKLKPAFKPNGTITAGNASGINDGGSAIVIASERYVEKKGLKPLARIVAWAQAGVEPMRMGFGPVPATEKVLKKAGLSFQEIELIELNEAFAAQSLAVIKGWEKAFGVTKDWILQRTNVNGGAIALGHPIGASGNRIIVTLLYEMKKRGAKLGLATLCIGGGMGTAIIIENLD; from the coding sequence ATGGTGTACATCTTGGGTGCTAAGAGAACGGCTATAGGGACTTTCGGTGGCTCGCTCAAAGACATCCCAGCTCCTCAGCTTGGCGCAATCGCGGCAAAAGCGGCGATTGAGCAAGCGGGTGTTCCTGTTGAAGATTTCGACGAGACTATCATCGGATGCATACTCCAAGCGGGTCAAGGTATGGGACCTGGAAGACAAGTTGGTATATACGCCGGAATTCCAGCGGAAAAACCAGGCTACACGGTGAACATGCTCTGTGGTAGCGGTATGAAAGCTGTGATGATAGGAGCAACGGACATCGAACTTGGAGAGGCCGACCTGGTCTTGGCTGGTGGAATCGAGAACATGTCTCAGGCACCGTTCCTCTTGAGCTACAAAGCACGTTACGGACTGCGATTCGGTGCTCAGGAACTCCAGGACCACATGATCCTCGACGGTCTCACGGACGTTTTTAACAAGGTCCACATGGGTTTGACGGCCGAGGCTCTCGCCGAGGAGTTCGGCATCTCCAGGGAAGAACAGGACGAGTTTGCCTACAACAGCCAGATGAAAGCGAAAGCAGCGATAGAAGCTGGAAAATTCAAAGACGAAATCGTACCGGTCGAGGTTCCCGATAAGAAAGGTGTGAAGATATTCGACACCGACGAACATCCACGGTTCGACACCACACTCGAGTCGCTCGCAAAGCTCAAACCGGCATTCAAGCCCAACGGTACGATCACGGCCGGTAACGCGAGTGGAATAAACGATGGAGGAAGCGCCATTGTCATTGCGAGCGAGCGATACGTGGAAAAGAAGGGCCTGAAACCCCTTGCTCGTATCGTTGCCTGGGCTCAAGCCGGTGTCGAGCCCATGCGCATGGGCTTTGGACCGGTACCGGCCACGGAAAAAGTGCTCAAGAAAGCAGGACTTTCCTTCCAAGAGATAGAACTCATAGAACTTAACGAAGCATTCGCCGCACAGAGCCTGGCCGTTATCAAGGGCTGGGAAAAGGCATTCGGGGTTACGAAAGACTGGATCCTCCAGAGAACGAACGTCAACGGTGGAGCCATCGCACTCGGCCATCCGATTGGTGCGAGTGGTAACAGGATAATCGTCACGTTACTCTACGAAATGAAGAAACGGGGAGCGAAGTTGGGACTCGCAACACTCTGCATCGGTGGTGGAATGGGCACCGCGATTATCATCGAGAATCTCGACTAA